A window of Streptomyces armeniacus contains these coding sequences:
- a CDS encoding IclR family transcriptional regulator, with amino-acid sequence MTAETSQTLDRGLRVLKLLADTDHGLTVTELSNKLGVNRTVVYRLLATLEQHSLVRRDLGGRARVGLGVLRLGRQVHPLVREAALPALRALAEDVGATAHLTLADGTDALAVAVVEPSWTDYHVAYRTGFRHPLDRGAAGRAILAGRGPDRDLGPGYVLTHGELEAGASGAAAPMLGVLGIEGSVGVVMLAESVPEKVGDRVVHAAQEVADALR; translated from the coding sequence GTGACCGCGGAGACCTCTCAGACGCTCGACCGGGGACTGCGGGTCCTCAAGCTGCTCGCCGACACCGACCACGGCCTGACGGTCACCGAGCTGTCCAACAAGCTCGGCGTCAACCGCACCGTCGTCTACCGTCTGCTCGCGACCCTCGAACAGCACTCTCTCGTACGCCGCGACCTGGGCGGCCGTGCCCGGGTCGGCCTCGGGGTGCTGCGGCTGGGCCGGCAGGTGCATCCGCTCGTACGGGAGGCCGCCCTGCCCGCGCTCCGCGCGCTCGCGGAGGACGTGGGCGCCACGGCGCACCTGACGCTCGCGGACGGTACGGACGCGCTGGCCGTCGCCGTCGTCGAGCCGAGCTGGACCGACTACCACGTGGCGTACCGCACCGGTTTCCGGCACCCGCTCGACCGCGGCGCCGCGGGCCGTGCGATCCTCGCCGGCCGGGGCCCCGACCGCGACCTGGGGCCCGGCTACGTGCTCACCCACGGCGAACTGGAGGCCGGCGCCAGCGGCGCCGCCGCCCCGATGCTGGGCGTGCTCGGCATCGAGGGCAGCGTCGGGGTGGTGATGCTGGCCGAGTCGGTGCCGGAGAAGGTCGGGGACCGGGTGGTGCACGCCGCACAGGAGGTCGCCGACGCGCTGCGGTGA
- a CDS encoding S16 family serine protease: MPPTSPPPTSPPPSGKSASPPGPPSPARRRRTLAVCAVPVAALLAVAVFAPLPYSVAQPGLTANVIGEYKGEPVIAVSGKEQVRETEGELLMTTIAATSPDASVRLPDVVRDWFAKDRAVMPRDSVYPVGDNPAEVREHNEAEMRESQNVAVRAALRELRMSPDDVRVKLNLADVGGPSAGLFFTLGIIDKLDGDGRGGDLTGGRTIAGTGTIEANGEIGPVGGVPLKTQAAKRDGATVFLVPKDECADAQANTPKGLRLVPVATLDGALDALKSLKDGGKVPSC, translated from the coding sequence ATGCCACCGACCAGCCCGCCGCCGACCAGCCCGCCGCCGTCCGGCAAGTCCGCGTCCCCGCCCGGTCCGCCGTCCCCCGCGCGGCGCCGCCGCACGCTCGCCGTCTGCGCCGTCCCCGTCGCCGCGCTGCTCGCGGTCGCCGTCTTCGCCCCGCTGCCGTACTCCGTCGCACAGCCCGGCCTCACCGCGAACGTCATCGGCGAGTACAAGGGCGAGCCCGTCATTGCCGTCTCCGGCAAGGAGCAGGTCCGGGAGACGGAGGGCGAGTTGCTGATGACGACGATCGCCGCGACCTCGCCGGACGCGTCGGTACGGCTGCCGGACGTCGTACGCGACTGGTTCGCGAAGGACCGCGCCGTGATGCCGCGCGACTCGGTCTACCCGGTCGGCGACAACCCGGCGGAGGTGCGCGAGCACAACGAGGCCGAGATGCGCGAGTCGCAGAACGTCGCGGTGCGGGCCGCCCTGCGCGAACTGCGCATGTCCCCGGACGACGTACGGGTCAAGCTCAACCTGGCGGACGTCGGCGGCCCCAGCGCCGGCCTGTTCTTCACCCTCGGCATCATCGACAAACTGGACGGCGACGGCCGCGGCGGCGACCTCACGGGCGGCCGTACGATCGCGGGCACCGGCACGATCGAGGCCAACGGCGAGATCGGCCCGGTCGGCGGCGTACCGCTGAAGACGCAGGCGGCGAAGCGGGACGGCGCGACGGTCTTCCTGGTCCCGAAGGACGAGTGCGCGGACGCCCAGGCGAACACCCCGAAGGGCCTGCGCCTGGTGCCGGTCGCCACGCTGGACGGCGCGCTGGACGCCCTGAAGTCCCTGAAGGACGGCGGCAAGGTCCCCAGCTGCTAG
- a CDS encoding FAD-binding oxidoreductase: MSALLEQLQAGLPAEAVVTDPDVVRSYAHDMAGFCEAGAAAAVVQPRTVEEVQHVMRTATALRVPVVPQGARTGLSGAATASEGCIVLSMVKMDRILEINPVERIAIVEPGVVNATLSRAVGEHGLFYPPDPSSWEQCTIGGNIGTASGGLCCVKYGVTAEYVLGLDVVLADGRLMSTGRRTVKGVAGYDLTRLLVGSEGSLGIVVRATLALRPEPPRQLVLAAEFPSMATACDAVCRIMERGHAPSLLEIMDRTTLRAVNDMARMGLPETTEALLLAGFDLPEAAAAAELAAVGELCDAAGATEVVPADDAAESELLLQARRLALVALEKVTGTTLIDDVCVPRSQLAAMLDGASAIGDKYGLTVGSCAHAGDGNTHPIVCFDPTDEDEARRARESFDEIMALGLELGGTITGEHGVGVLKKEWLARELGPVGLEIQRGIKQVFDPHGLLNPGKLF; this comes from the coding sequence ATGAGCGCGCTCCTCGAACAGTTGCAGGCCGGGCTGCCCGCCGAGGCCGTCGTCACCGATCCCGACGTGGTGCGGTCCTACGCCCACGACATGGCCGGCTTCTGCGAGGCGGGGGCTGCGGCGGCCGTCGTACAGCCGCGCACCGTCGAAGAGGTGCAGCACGTGATGCGCACCGCGACGGCGCTGCGCGTGCCCGTCGTCCCGCAGGGCGCGCGTACGGGGCTGTCCGGCGCCGCCACCGCGTCCGAGGGCTGCATCGTGCTGTCCATGGTCAAGATGGACCGCATCCTGGAGATCAATCCCGTCGAACGGATCGCCATCGTCGAACCCGGCGTCGTGAACGCCACGCTGTCCCGCGCCGTCGGCGAACACGGCCTGTTCTACCCGCCGGACCCCTCCAGTTGGGAGCAGTGCACGATCGGCGGCAACATCGGCACCGCGTCCGGCGGCCTGTGCTGCGTGAAGTACGGCGTCACCGCGGAGTACGTGCTCGGCCTGGACGTCGTCCTGGCGGACGGCCGCCTGATGTCCACCGGCCGCCGGACCGTGAAGGGCGTCGCGGGCTACGACCTCACGCGGCTGCTCGTCGGCTCCGAGGGCAGCCTCGGCATCGTCGTACGGGCCACGCTGGCGCTGCGGCCGGAACCGCCCCGGCAGTTGGTCCTCGCCGCGGAGTTCCCCTCCATGGCCACCGCGTGCGACGCCGTCTGCCGGATCATGGAACGCGGGCACGCGCCGTCGCTTCTGGAAATCATGGACCGTACGACGCTGCGTGCCGTCAACGACATGGCGCGGATGGGCCTCCCGGAGACGACGGAGGCGCTGCTGCTGGCGGGGTTCGACCTCCCGGAAGCCGCTGCCGCCGCCGAACTGGCCGCCGTCGGCGAACTGTGCGACGCGGCCGGCGCCACCGAAGTGGTCCCCGCCGACGACGCCGCCGAGTCCGAACTGCTGCTGCAGGCACGGCGGCTGGCGCTCGTCGCCCTCGAGAAGGTGACCGGCACGACGCTCATCGACGACGTGTGCGTGCCGCGGTCCCAGCTTGCCGCGATGCTCGACGGTGCGTCGGCGATCGGCGACAAGTACGGCCTGACGGTCGGCTCGTGCGCCCACGCCGGTGACGGGAACACGCACCCCATCGTGTGCTTCGACCCGACGGACGAGGACGAGGCGCGACGCGCGCGTGAGTCGTTCGACGAGATCATGGCCCTGGGGCTGGAACTCGGCGGCACCATCACGGGCGAACACGGTGTGGGCGTCCTGAAGAAGGAGTGGCTCGCGCGCGAACTGGGGCCGGTGGGGCTGGAGATACAGCGCGGGATCAAGCAGGTCTTCGACCCGCACGGTCTGCTGAATCCGGGCAAGCTGTTCTAG
- a CDS encoding TetR/AcrR family transcriptional regulator: MDDERGTTLPPGLARAWGLREGTRKGPRPGLTTDRIVSTGIALAAAEGLTAVSMGRVAAELGVSTMSLYRYVGSKDELLILMEDAAYGTPPEGPPPEDGWRPALTAWAAELRAASHRNLWALRIPITTPPATPHSVAWMERGLACMRGTGLDPGEKLGVIMLLSSFVRQEARLMSDLDAAARADGSSLQEATAAYGRLLGELTDAQRFPEITAVLRSGVIDEPGDPDDDFGFGLNTLLDGVAVLVAAREPR, encoded by the coding sequence ATGGACGACGAACGCGGCACGACCCTGCCGCCCGGCCTCGCGCGGGCCTGGGGCCTCCGCGAAGGCACCCGCAAGGGCCCTCGGCCCGGCCTCACCACCGACCGCATCGTCAGCACCGGCATCGCGCTCGCCGCCGCCGAGGGCCTGACGGCCGTGTCGATGGGACGTGTGGCCGCCGAACTCGGCGTCTCCACGATGTCGCTGTACCGGTACGTGGGGTCCAAGGACGAGCTGCTCATCCTGATGGAGGACGCGGCCTACGGCACGCCGCCCGAGGGCCCGCCCCCCGAGGACGGCTGGCGCCCGGCGCTCACCGCCTGGGCCGCGGAGCTGCGCGCCGCGTCCCACCGGAACCTGTGGGCGCTGCGCATCCCGATCACCACCCCGCCCGCGACCCCGCACTCCGTCGCCTGGATGGAACGCGGCCTGGCCTGCATGCGCGGCACCGGACTCGACCCGGGCGAGAAGCTGGGCGTGATCATGCTGCTGAGCAGCTTCGTACGGCAGGAAGCGCGCCTCATGTCGGACCTCGACGCCGCCGCGCGCGCGGACGGCAGCAGCCTTCAGGAGGCGACCGCGGCGTACGGCAGGCTGCTCGGCGAGCTCACCGACGCCCAGCGCTTCCCGGAGATCACCGCCGTGCTGCGGAGCGGTGTCATCGACGAACCGGGCGATCCGGACGACGACTTCGGTTTCGGCCTGAACACGCTGCTCGACGGCGTCGCCGTACTGGTGGCGGCGCGCGAGCCGCGGTAG
- a CDS encoding ATP-binding cassette domain-containing protein — protein MDETEYAIEAHGLRKSYGAVPVLDGIGLEVPRGEVFALLGPNGAGKTTTVRILATLDRADAGQVRVAGHDVVAERALVRRRISLTGQYAAVDEQQTGAENLRMMARLTGLPRAHSRERAAELLDRFGLTAAARRRVSTYSGGMRRRLDIAAGLVGSPEVLFLDEPTTGLDLHSRHVMWEAVERLAASGVTVFLTTQYLEEADRLADRIAVLDGGRLVARGTAAELKRRFADHRLDLTFTDAESRRLAAERYAVRVVGGRARDEGPGGGADGPRGPRTLSLATDGSAAHVRALLDEIDPERRTVSRFELQGATLDDVFLALTGHPAGHRAEGEWELDAEGEVAGHV, from the coding sequence GTGGACGAGACGGAGTACGCGATCGAGGCGCATGGCCTCCGGAAGTCGTACGGCGCGGTGCCGGTGCTCGACGGCATCGGACTGGAGGTGCCGCGCGGCGAGGTGTTCGCGCTGCTCGGCCCGAACGGCGCGGGCAAGACCACAACCGTGCGCATCCTGGCCACGCTCGACCGCGCCGACGCCGGACAGGTGCGGGTCGCGGGCCACGACGTGGTCGCCGAACGCGCGCTGGTGCGCCGCCGTATCAGTCTCACCGGGCAGTACGCCGCCGTCGACGAGCAGCAGACCGGCGCCGAGAACCTCCGCATGATGGCTCGGCTCACCGGCCTCCCGCGCGCGCACTCCAGGGAGCGCGCGGCGGAACTGCTCGACCGCTTCGGGCTGACCGCCGCGGCCCGGCGCCGCGTCAGCACCTACTCGGGCGGGATGCGGCGGCGGCTGGACATCGCCGCCGGGCTGGTGGGCAGCCCGGAGGTGCTGTTCCTGGACGAACCGACCACCGGGCTCGACCTGCACAGCAGGCACGTCATGTGGGAGGCCGTGGAGCGGCTGGCCGCGTCCGGGGTGACGGTGTTCCTCACCACCCAGTACCTGGAGGAGGCGGACCGGCTCGCGGACCGTATCGCCGTCCTGGACGGCGGGCGCCTGGTCGCGCGGGGCACGGCGGCGGAGCTGAAGCGGCGCTTCGCGGACCACCGGCTGGACCTCACCTTCACCGACGCCGAGTCCCGGCGGCTGGCGGCGGAGCGGTACGCCGTACGGGTCGTGGGCGGCCGTGCCCGCGATGAGGGTCCCGGCGGGGGAGCGGACGGCCCCCGCGGCCCCCGCACGCTGAGCCTGGCGACGGACGGGAGCGCGGCGCACGTACGGGCGCTGCTGGACGAGATCGATCCGGAACGCCGGACCGTGAGCCGCTTCGAGCTGCAGGGGGCGACGCTCGACGACGTCTTCCTCGCGCTGACGGGTCACCCGGCAGGCCACCGGGCGGAAGGGGAATGGGAGTTGGACGCCGAGGGGGAGGTGGCGGGACATGTCTGA
- a CDS encoding ABC transporter permease: MLRDAGTLTGRCVRLSARQVDAVITALALPVMLMLVFVYFFGGAIDTGTRYVTYVVPGVLALCAGFGAATTAVSVSQDMKDGIIDRLRSMDVSGTAMLTGHVLASAVRNTVATAVVFGVAFLIGFRPGAGAAGWLAAGAVLIAYILALSWLSAAVGLLVRSPEAAGGFTFFVMFLPYPSSAFVPIETMPGWLHGFSEHQPATPVIESLRELLLGQPAGATAWQALAWCGGIVAASVPAAAALFRRRTRG, from the coding sequence ATGTTGCGCGACGCCGGGACCTTGACCGGCCGCTGCGTACGGCTCAGTGCGCGCCAAGTGGACGCCGTCATCACGGCGCTGGCCCTGCCGGTGATGCTGATGCTGGTGTTCGTCTACTTCTTCGGCGGCGCCATCGACACCGGCACCCGGTACGTCACGTACGTCGTGCCCGGCGTCCTCGCCCTGTGCGCGGGCTTCGGAGCGGCCACCACCGCGGTGAGCGTCAGCCAGGACATGAAGGACGGCATCATCGACCGGCTGCGCTCGATGGACGTCAGCGGTACGGCGATGCTGACCGGTCACGTCCTCGCCAGCGCCGTCCGCAACACGGTCGCGACCGCCGTCGTCTTCGGCGTCGCCTTCCTGATCGGCTTCCGGCCGGGCGCGGGTGCCGCGGGCTGGCTGGCCGCCGGGGCCGTGCTCATCGCGTACATCCTGGCGCTGTCGTGGCTGTCCGCGGCGGTCGGGCTGCTTGTCAGATCGCCGGAGGCGGCGGGCGGTTTCACGTTCTTCGTGATGTTCCTGCCGTATCCGAGCAGCGCGTTCGTGCCGATCGAGACCATGCCGGGGTGGCTGCACGGCTTCTCCGAGCACCAGCCGGCGACCCCCGTCATCGAGTCGCTGCGGGAGCTGCTGCTCGGGCAGCCTGCCGGGGCCACGGCGTGGCAGGCGCTGGCCTGGTGCGGCGGCATCGTCGCCGCCTCCGTCCCGGCGGCGGCCGCGCTGTTCCGACGCCGCACGCGCGGCTGA
- the hppD gene encoding 4-hydroxyphenylpyruvate dioxygenase yields the protein MTETTHTTPDTARQADPFPVNGMDAVVFAVGNAKQAAHYYSSAFGMKLVAYSGPENGSRETASYVLESGAARFVLTSVIKPVTDHGRFLADHVAEHGDGVVDLAIEVPDARAAYAYAVEHGATGVEDPHEVKDEHGTVVLAAIATYGKTRHTLVERSGYDGPYLPGYVRSAPMVAPPEKRTFQAIDHCVGNVELGRMNDWVAFYNKVMGFTNMKEFVGDDIATEYSALMSKVVADGTKKVKFPINEPAVAKKKSQIDEYLEFYGGPGVQHIALATNDIVTTVRTMRAAGVQFLDVPDSYYDTLGEWVGDTRVPIDVLRENKILADRDEDGYLLQIFTKPVQDRPTVFFEMIERHGSMGFGKGNFKALFEAIEREQDRRGNL from the coding sequence ATGACTGAGACCACGCACACAACCCCCGACACCGCCCGGCAGGCCGACCCCTTCCCGGTGAACGGAATGGACGCGGTCGTCTTCGCCGTCGGCAACGCCAAGCAGGCCGCCCACTACTACTCCAGCGCCTTCGGCATGAAACTCGTCGCCTACTCCGGACCGGAGAACGGCAGCCGGGAGACCGCGAGTTACGTACTCGAGTCCGGTGCGGCCCGTTTCGTCCTCACGTCGGTCATCAAGCCCGTGACCGACCACGGACGCTTCCTCGCCGACCATGTCGCCGAGCACGGCGACGGCGTCGTCGACCTCGCCATCGAGGTGCCGGACGCGCGCGCCGCCTACGCGTACGCGGTGGAGCACGGCGCGACGGGCGTCGAGGATCCGCACGAGGTGAAGGACGAGCACGGCACGGTGGTGCTCGCCGCGATCGCCACGTACGGCAAGACCCGGCACACGCTGGTCGAACGGAGCGGCTACGACGGCCCGTACCTGCCCGGCTACGTACGCTCCGCCCCGATGGTCGCGCCGCCCGAGAAGCGCACGTTCCAGGCCATCGACCACTGCGTCGGCAACGTCGAACTCGGCAGGATGAACGACTGGGTGGCCTTCTACAACAAGGTCATGGGCTTCACCAACATGAAGGAGTTCGTGGGCGACGACATCGCCACCGAGTACTCCGCGCTGATGTCGAAGGTCGTCGCGGACGGCACCAAGAAGGTGAAGTTCCCGATCAACGAGCCTGCGGTGGCGAAGAAGAAGTCGCAGATCGACGAATACCTGGAGTTCTACGGCGGCCCGGGCGTCCAGCACATCGCGCTGGCGACGAACGACATCGTGACGACCGTACGGACGATGCGGGCGGCCGGCGTGCAGTTCCTCGACGTCCCCGACTCGTACTACGACACGCTCGGCGAGTGGGTCGGCGACACGCGCGTCCCGATCGACGTGCTGCGCGAGAACAAGATCCTCGCGGACCGCGACGAGGACGGCTACCTGCTCCAGATCTTCACCAAGCCGGTCCAGGACCGCCCGACGGTCTTCTTCGAGATGATCGAGCGGCACGGGTCGATGGGCTTCGGGAAGGGCAACTTCAAGGCTCTCTTCGAGGCGATCGAGCGGGAACAGGACAGGCGCGGCAACCTCTGA
- a CDS encoding Lrp/AsnC family transcriptional regulator produces MAIDRLDGRLLELLAEEPRIGVLEASRRLGVARGTVQARLDRLQSSGVIRGFGPDVDTGALGYPVTAFATLEIKQGQGADVRAHLATVPEVLELHTTTGHGDMLCRLVARSNADLQRVIDRVVGFEGIVRASTAIVMENPVPLRVVPLVRQASRESGG; encoded by the coding sequence ATGGCGATCGACCGGCTCGACGGGCGGCTGCTGGAGCTCCTCGCGGAGGAGCCCCGTATCGGCGTGCTCGAGGCGTCCCGGCGGCTCGGCGTCGCGCGCGGCACCGTGCAGGCACGGCTGGACCGGCTGCAGTCGAGCGGCGTGATCCGCGGCTTCGGCCCGGACGTGGACACGGGTGCCCTCGGCTATCCGGTGACGGCCTTCGCGACCCTGGAGATCAAGCAGGGCCAGGGCGCCGACGTACGGGCACACTTGGCCACCGTCCCCGAGGTGCTGGAGCTGCACACCACGACCGGTCACGGCGACATGCTCTGCCGCCTCGTGGCGCGCTCGAACGCCGACCTCCAGCGCGTCATCGACCGCGTCGTGGGCTTCGAGGGCATCGTGCGCGCCTCGACGGCGATCGTGATGGAGAACCCGGTGCCGCTGCGGGTCGTCCCGCTCGTACGCCAGGCCTCCCGTGAGAGCGGGGGCTGA
- a CDS encoding SsgA family sporulation/cell division regulator: protein MHTVVERELELKLVLSPERSIPVPARLTYRTNDPYAVHMAFHIGSESPVRWTFARELLVEGVFRPCGHGDVRVWPTKVNSRNVLCIALTSPDGDALLEAPTVAVSAWVERTLRAVPPGSEPELLGIDEGLSELLTPTPGDDLFLNDPWPSDETGEAGA from the coding sequence ATGCACACCGTCGTCGAGAGGGAACTCGAGCTGAAGCTGGTGCTGTCGCCTGAGCGCAGCATCCCCGTACCGGCCCGGCTCACGTACCGCACGAACGATCCGTACGCCGTCCACATGGCGTTCCACATCGGCTCCGAATCCCCCGTCCGCTGGACCTTCGCCCGCGAACTGCTGGTGGAGGGCGTCTTCCGGCCGTGCGGCCACGGGGACGTACGGGTGTGGCCGACCAAGGTCAACTCCCGCAACGTCCTCTGCATCGCGCTGACTTCACCCGACGGGGACGCGCTCCTGGAGGCACCGACCGTGGCCGTCTCCGCCTGGGTCGAGCGCACGCTGAGGGCGGTGCCGCCCGGCAGTGAACCGGAACTGCTCGGGATCGACGAAGGGCTGAGCGAACTGCTCACCCCGACCCCGGGCGACGACCTCTTCCTGAACGACCCGTGGCCCTCGGACGAGACGGGGGAGGCGGGTGCCTGA
- a CDS encoding DUF2510 domain-containing protein: protein MPGFYPDPSIPGYIRYWDGTAWVPGTSRPEPREGEPMPQPPVPGGQGGQGGSAAPAGGGGRPLEGRVVSGDGREVTPYEEPAGFPSESGTGSAQGSGRASAEETGPIFFDEEELPAGTTSGTASGSGPAGGGPGGPGASDGDSLPELRPRGEVAPHEPEVTDWDDPRRLHGNRPEAATAWHADTSQQSGFGGDSERRVAWGEPGGDEQPGDQGAAAAGTADPRGSWGRTGGSDAGGAGAAGAAGPTGSAEGQTPAPQGPQGQPGAQGQSGAQGGRHSPRGGGDHPTDTVGIRIPRPAEGGRGAGTGADASARRPEHTVGLRRSDVLGGAGGPGGPGGAGVPRQGASTAPGAPAEGTPAQAPPAQGHRVERF from the coding sequence ATGCCCGGGTTCTATCCAGACCCGTCCATTCCGGGATACATCCGGTACTGGGATGGCACGGCCTGGGTACCGGGCACCAGCCGCCCCGAGCCGAGGGAGGGCGAGCCGATGCCGCAGCCCCCCGTACCGGGCGGCCAGGGCGGGCAAGGCGGCTCCGCGGCGCCCGCCGGGGGCGGCGGACGGCCGCTGGAGGGCCGCGTGGTGAGCGGGGACGGCCGGGAGGTGACGCCGTACGAGGAGCCGGCGGGGTTCCCGTCCGAGTCCGGCACGGGCTCCGCGCAGGGCTCGGGCCGGGCGTCCGCCGAGGAGACGGGCCCGATCTTCTTCGACGAGGAGGAGCTGCCCGCGGGCACCACATCCGGTACGGCGTCGGGCTCCGGGCCCGCAGGCGGCGGCCCGGGCGGCCCGGGCGCCTCCGACGGCGACTCGCTCCCCGAACTGCGTCCGCGCGGCGAAGTCGCCCCGCACGAGCCGGAGGTGACCGACTGGGACGACCCGCGCAGGCTGCACGGCAACCGCCCCGAGGCCGCCACGGCCTGGCACGCCGACACCTCGCAGCAGTCCGGCTTCGGCGGCGACAGCGAACGCCGCGTCGCCTGGGGCGAGCCAGGCGGCGACGAGCAGCCGGGCGACCAGGGCGCGGCAGCCGCGGGTACGGCTGATCCGCGCGGGAGTTGGGGACGTACGGGCGGAAGCGACGCGGGCGGGGCAGGCGCGGCCGGGGCGGCAGGCCCGACCGGTTCCGCCGAGGGGCAGACGCCCGCACCGCAGGGGCCTCAGGGCCAGCCGGGCGCGCAGGGTCAGTCGGGAGCACAGGGCGGCAGGCACTCGCCGCGCGGCGGCGGCGACCACCCGACGGACACCGTCGGCATCCGCATCCCGCGCCCCGCCGAGGGCGGACGTGGGGCGGGCACCGGCGCGGACGCCTCCGCGCGGCGGCCCGAACACACCGTGGGCCTGCGCCGGTCGGACGTGCTCGGCGGCGCGGGCGGCCCGGGAGGCCCCGGCGGCGCCGGAGTGCCGCGCCAGGGCGCCTCGACCGCGCCCGGCGCCCCCGCCGAGGGCACGCCCGCGCAGGCGCCGCCCGCCCAAGGCCATCGCGTTGAACGGTTTTGA
- a CDS encoding fumarylacetoacetate hydrolase family protein: MRIARFSLDGNVAFGVVEGDELDIIKGHPFAGVERSGQRIPLDKVRLLPPVLPNKVVAIGRNYAEHARELGNDVPDVPVTFFKPSTSVAGPGDPIAYPGFSSEVHYEAELAVVIGRMCKEVPRARVRDVVLGYTCANDVTARDVQRAENQWARAKGFDTSCPLGPWVETEVDPADLAVQCTVNGEQRQLGRTSEMVRSVEDLVVHITEAMTLLPGDVILTGTPAGVGPLHVGDEVAVTIEGIGTLTNKVIKRD, from the coding sequence GTGCGCATCGCCAGATTCTCCCTGGACGGAAACGTCGCCTTCGGCGTCGTCGAGGGCGACGAACTCGACATCATCAAGGGCCATCCCTTCGCGGGGGTCGAGCGTTCGGGCCAGCGGATCCCGCTGGACAAGGTCCGGCTGCTGCCGCCGGTACTCCCCAACAAGGTCGTCGCGATCGGCCGGAACTACGCCGAGCACGCCCGCGAGCTGGGCAACGACGTGCCGGACGTCCCGGTCACGTTCTTCAAGCCGTCCACCTCCGTGGCCGGCCCCGGCGACCCCATCGCGTACCCGGGGTTCTCCTCCGAGGTGCACTACGAGGCCGAGTTGGCCGTCGTCATCGGCCGCATGTGCAAGGAGGTCCCGCGGGCCCGCGTACGCGACGTGGTCCTCGGCTACACCTGCGCCAACGACGTCACCGCCCGCGATGTCCAGCGCGCGGAGAACCAGTGGGCACGCGCCAAGGGCTTCGACACCTCCTGCCCGCTCGGCCCCTGGGTCGAGACCGAGGTGGACCCCGCGGACCTCGCCGTCCAGTGCACGGTCAACGGCGAGCAGCGCCAGCTCGGCCGTACGAGCGAGATGGTCCGCTCCGTCGAGGACCTGGTCGTGCACATCACCGAGGCCATGACGCTGCTCCCCGGAGACGTCATCCTCACGGGCACCCCGGCGGGGGTGGGCCCGCTCCACGTCGGCGACGAGGTCGCCGTCACCATCGAAGGCATCGGCACTCTCACCAACAAGGTGATCAAGCGTGACTAA